The following proteins are co-located in the Campylobacter concisus genome:
- a CDS encoding Cj0814 family flagellar-dependent secreted protein, with the protein MKVSYNSILTKQHYQKQTKSEGFVNFLPKTPNINLIDQTIIPKNDFVSSNAISSLYQAKFTSQEGYGYSVDAKGFMGADFNKTADLQQDFKLHKSTLDAIVLHNQKHPNYTNTSMDTRKDNMLFGEDSFANIDLADTIKQYYKIFDQISARVISKGKEFYSNEDLAKMPKGYFSKDKKMDHFEYLMGRMTSDELDGLTDRSNEKVTHIFRTVQDVNDARKLINDLSDINVEVNGNFLDFSPEVMTTEHTNPYMWVSSAGYDFKPDMSVYDNKQGYTKEQIFVAFLKNEQGLVLQGGTTRITDEALNVYKSSLILTKQDRSEIGIPKAYYDEILSGKKDLKDILARILKLRNLKLRKDHTLEGLASKIMDVLKEFDERTKTREL; encoded by the coding sequence ATGAAAGTCTCTTATAACTCCATCTTAACAAAACAGCACTACCAAAAACAGACAAAAAGCGAAGGCTTTGTAAATTTCTTACCTAAAACTCCAAATATAAATTTGATAGACCAAACCATTATCCCCAAAAACGACTTTGTTTCATCTAACGCTATCAGTTCTCTTTACCAGGCCAAATTTACTTCACAAGAGGGCTATGGATATAGTGTAGATGCCAAAGGATTTATGGGAGCTGACTTTAACAAAACAGCAGACTTGCAACAGGACTTTAAACTACACAAAAGCACACTTGATGCGATAGTGCTACACAATCAAAAACATCCAAACTATACAAATACTTCAATGGATACAAGAAAGGATAATATGCTCTTTGGAGAGGATAGTTTTGCAAATATCGACCTAGCAGATACCATAAAGCAATACTATAAAATTTTTGATCAAATTTCAGCTAGAGTTATTAGTAAGGGTAAAGAGTTTTACTCAAATGAAGATCTAGCAAAGATGCCAAAGGGCTACTTTTCAAAAGATAAAAAAATGGATCATTTCGAATATCTAATGGGTAGGATGACAAGCGATGAGCTAGATGGACTAACTGATAGGAGCAATGAAAAGGTAACTCATATCTTTAGGACAGTGCAGGACGTAAACGATGCACGCAAGCTAATAAATGATCTAAGTGATATAAATGTAGAAGTCAATGGAAATTTCCTTGACTTTTCTCCAGAAGTAATGACAACTGAGCATACTAACCCTTATATGTGGGTTAGTAGTGCTGGATATGACTTCAAGCCTGATATGTCTGTGTATGATAATAAACAAGGCTATACAAAGGAGCAAATCTTTGTTGCATTTTTAAAAAACGAGCAAGGTCTTGTGCTACAAGGTGGCACAACAAGGATAACAGACGAGGCTCTTAATGTGTATAAAAGTTCATTAATACTTACAAAGCAAGATAGAAGTGAGATAGGCATACCAAAGGCTTATTATGATGAGATACTATCTGGCAAGAAAGATCTAAAAGATATACTAGCTAGGATTTTAAAGCTTAGAAATTTAAAGCTTAGAAAAGATCACACGCTTGAGGGACTAGCTAGTAAGATAATGGATGTTTTAAAAGAATTTGATGAGAGGACGAAGACAAGAGAGCTTTAA
- a CDS encoding site-specific integrase, which produces MQYLVKRNGIYYFRVAIPLYLRPYFGNKTEYITSFLTKRFDTAKNRAKIYSIIFNAIKKAWKMNLSSELIEHLVLMLLKAKEAKSIKEHDILGRYINLDGLLSLNLFLKQSLKEDSLPSVISKEVDDICKKLSCTDSHTKKLLGKRVLEATIDNINHISYKMCKNQKLLNDKQQTFVPLGKKQKSANLDESTKEKIVKSINEANINSYQDDIETLKKQNLVLPFTKKSLKHSICELTEAINELAKQKGALTNNDILRLFGCELIPDGDNELSSDLKFGYGNLNDPTFGGQIKLYKADKYEDKGIVLSDIEAKDLTIDDTSDVSGMTFNEAINFFQKLFSNRARSFKSQLVSSTKSESKADMVTLKSALENYVSNTSISNNWSDSTFGLVRHVGRLMFMKFGDGLDIKKIKRDDLLNFRNVLLQLPTKLSQNSLYKDKSLDEIIALAKDRPKISKSTIKKYIVRVSEFFKYCYDSDYIDKNPAIDLQININQDDVTNKNPYEDSDVNALLDIVNKIRSSGDTKSQRISKDELFFVTHIAAYSGMRLNEIIQLNTDDIVEKYNIVCFSLNTKIDVKTGKSKTLKTRNSVRIVPIHSKLSSIGLFEFIESKKKLARKCGKAVRLFSCDNKDFSEYFRKKINTKVIKDDDKTRTFHSFRHTFINKLIQSGQRVEHIAALVGHEQQYKITMNTYGEPVTPKILKDLVEEVNFYQGGEG; this is translated from the coding sequence ATGCAATATTTGGTCAAGCGAAATGGCATATATTACTTTAGAGTAGCCATCCCACTATATCTGAGGCCTTATTTTGGTAATAAAACCGAATACATAACCTCCTTCCTAACAAAACGCTTTGATACAGCAAAAAATCGTGCTAAGATCTACTCTATAATTTTTAACGCGATCAAAAAGGCATGGAAGATGAATTTGAGCAGCGAACTTATAGAGCACTTGGTGCTTATGCTTTTAAAAGCCAAGGAGGCCAAAAGTATCAAAGAGCATGATATACTTGGCAGATATATAAATTTAGATGGACTACTATCACTAAATTTGTTTTTAAAACAGAGTTTAAAAGAAGATAGCTTGCCCAGTGTAATATCAAAAGAGGTTGATGATATCTGCAAAAAGCTATCTTGCACTGACTCTCACACCAAAAAGCTTCTTGGCAAAAGAGTGCTTGAAGCAACGATAGATAACATAAATCACATATCATATAAGATGTGCAAAAACCAAAAGCTACTAAATGATAAGCAACAGACATTTGTACCACTTGGTAAAAAGCAAAAGAGTGCAAATTTAGATGAAAGCACCAAAGAGAAGATAGTAAAGAGCATCAATGAAGCTAATATCAATAGCTATCAAGATGATATAGAGACTTTAAAGAAGCAGAATTTGGTGCTGCCTTTTACTAAAAAGTCCTTAAAGCACTCTATTTGCGAGCTAACAGAAGCTATAAATGAGCTAGCTAAACAAAAGGGTGCATTAACAAACAATGATATATTGAGGCTATTTGGCTGTGAGCTAATACCAGATGGAGATAACGAGCTAAGCAGTGATCTAAAATTTGGGTATGGAAATTTAAATGATCCTACTTTTGGTGGTCAGATAAAGCTATACAAGGCAGATAAATATGAAGATAAGGGCATAGTTTTAAGTGACATTGAGGCTAAAGACCTTACGATAGATGATACAAGTGATGTTAGTGGCATGACTTTCAATGAGGCTATAAATTTCTTTCAAAAGCTCTTCTCAAATAGAGCTAGAAGCTTTAAATCACAGCTAGTCTCATCTACTAAAAGCGAGAGCAAAGCTGACATGGTCACGCTAAAGAGTGCACTTGAAAACTATGTATCAAACACTAGTATTTCAAACAACTGGAGTGATAGCACATTTGGTCTTGTTAGACATGTAGGACGGCTAATGTTTATGAAATTTGGTGATGGGCTAGATATTAAAAAGATAAAAAGAGATGACTTGCTAAATTTTAGGAATGTCTTACTACAACTACCAACCAAGCTCTCTCAAAATAGTCTCTATAAAGATAAAAGCTTAGATGAGATCATAGCTTTAGCAAAGGATAGACCAAAAATTTCTAAATCAACCATTAAGAAGTATATCGTTAGAGTTAGTGAGTTTTTTAAATACTGCTACGATAGCGACTATATAGATAAGAACCCAGCTATAGATCTGCAAATAAATATAAACCAAGATGATGTTACAAATAAAAATCCTTATGAAGATAGTGATGTAAACGCACTTTTGGATATTGTGAACAAGATCAGATCAAGTGGTGATACTAAAAGTCAAAGAATTAGCAAAGATGAGCTATTTTTCGTTACCCATATAGCAGCTTATTCTGGCATGAGACTAAATGAGATAATCCAGTTAAACACAGATGACATAGTTGAAAAATATAACATAGTATGCTTTAGTTTAAATACAAAAATAGATGTAAAAACAGGCAAGAGTAAGACTTTAAAGACCAGAAACTCTGTAAGGATAGTTCCTATCCACTCTAAGTTAAGTAGCATTGGGCTATTTGAATTTATAGAGAGTAAAAAGAAGCTAGCTAGGAAATGTGGCAAAGCAGTTAGGCTATTTAGCTGTGACAATAAAGACTTTTCTGAGTATTTTAGAAAGAAGATCAATACTAAAGTTATAAAAGATGATGATAAGACAAGGACATTTCACTCATTTAGACACACTTTCATAAACAAGCTCATTCAAAGTGGTCAAAGGGTTGAACATATAGCTGCTCTTGTAGGACATGAACAACAATACAAGATCACCATGAACACTTATGGAGAGCCAGTAACTCCAAAAATTCTAAAGGATCTAGTTGAAGAGGTAAATTTTTATCAAGGAGGGGAAGGGTGA
- a CDS encoding ABC transporter substrate-binding protein, translated as MKRRISLLLFLVLALILNACGGSEKEASQVQEVKEVKESEYSVTDVRGKTIKFEKTPERIATVDKPLPSIIYAIDGKTDKIVGCNPSSIKAFEESVLKNMYPQLANANTKWCSKDSVVNVEELLKLKPDVVFIYSNIEKEIEKMEAAGLKVVALKRAEFDSIKENIKMISEVLQKKERGDLLVEYMDKGINEVTSKLAEIKDEDKPKVIEFYSDMKIAVKTYDHWMKPSGAYNPAHELKGKLAEVDMEQMIVWNPDIIYLGNHSDLMPEDFIENKQEGRDWSTIKAVANKQVYKIPIGVYRWDPPGVETPLTVKWAAKIQYPQLFSDMDMEVELKNFFEYVYDYKLSDDEVATILRK; from the coding sequence ATGAAAAGAAGGATTAGTTTATTATTATTTTTAGTACTAGCATTAATTTTAAATGCTTGTGGCGGCAGCGAAAAAGAAGCTAGTCAAGTGCAAGAAGTTAAAGAGGTAAAAGAAAGCGAATACTCGGTTACTGATGTTAGAGGAAAAACGATTAAATTTGAAAAAACACCGGAAAGAATTGCAACGGTGGACAAGCCTCTTCCGTCTATAATATATGCAATTGATGGAAAGACAGATAAAATTGTAGGATGCAACCCATCTTCTATTAAAGCTTTTGAAGAAAGTGTTTTAAAAAACATGTATCCACAACTAGCTAATGCGAATACTAAATGGTGTTCAAAAGACTCAGTTGTTAACGTGGAAGAGTTATTGAAGCTAAAACCGGATGTAGTGTTTATTTATTCGAATATTGAGAAAGAAATTGAAAAAATGGAAGCTGCAGGACTTAAGGTAGTAGCTTTAAAGAGGGCAGAATTTGACAGTATAAAAGAAAATATAAAAATGATATCTGAAGTACTTCAAAAGAAAGAACGTGGCGACTTATTAGTTGAATATATGGACAAAGGAATTAATGAAGTAACATCAAAGTTAGCTGAAATAAAAGATGAAGATAAACCAAAAGTTATAGAGTTTTATAGTGACATGAAAATAGCTGTAAAAACATACGACCATTGGATGAAACCAAGTGGAGCCTATAATCCGGCCCACGAGCTTAAGGGTAAATTGGCTGAAGTGGACATGGAGCAGATGATTGTATGGAACCCTGATATCATTTATTTAGGAAATCATTCAGACTTAATGCCGGAAGACTTTATTGAAAATAAGCAGGAAGGTAGAGACTGGTCAACAATTAAAGCTGTAGCTAACAAACAAGTATACAAAATTCCTATAGGTGTTTATAGGTGGGATCCTCCTGGGGTTGAAACTCCGCTTACAGTTAAATGGGCTGCAAAAATACAGTATCCACAATTGTTTTCAGATATGGACATGGAAGTAGAGTTAAAGAATTTCTTTGAATATGTATATGATTACAAATTATCAGATGATGAAGTTGCTACAATATTGAGGAAGTAG
- a CDS encoding aldo/keto reductase, giving the protein MEYRKLGSTGIQISRISMGSHHLKNPQDIDKHAENFFYAYKQGINFFETGDTYGNNCSELILGTAIKEMKKHKKPFYIMSKTHAGDSKTFRKNLENSLKNLGISCIDSFTCLWGVKSFEEWRGAKNYGAIREMEKAREEGLIKHITFSSHLQNKELIEMIGEYKFDYSLQGFNIINSKYRLKGIMKTHEKDIGTIAMNPLATGDLLLYEDIFNAIRIKEDQTLVQAAYAYILSFPFIDSVLGTFNSKDEINEAIKTLYQEPYSAKERSEQEGKLKERINQVDLERKIEVGKALRQRPHILREEVADLFGVYPLSV; this is encoded by the coding sequence ATGGAATATAGAAAATTAGGATCTACAGGCATACAAATTTCAAGAATATCTATGGGAAGTCATCACTTAAAGAATCCCCAAGATATAGATAAACATGCAGAAAATTTCTTCTATGCATATAAACAAGGAATAAATTTCTTTGAAACCGGCGATACTTATGGAAACAATTGTTCAGAACTTATATTAGGTACAGCCATAAAAGAAATGAAGAAGCATAAAAAACCATTTTATATTATGTCAAAGACACATGCCGGAGATTCTAAAACATTTCGAAAAAATCTTGAAAATTCTTTGAAGAATTTAGGAATAAGTTGTATTGACTCCTTTACTTGTCTTTGGGGTGTAAAATCTTTTGAAGAATGGAGAGGAGCTAAAAACTATGGAGCTATAAGAGAGATGGAAAAAGCAAGAGAAGAAGGACTTATTAAGCATATTACTTTTTCTTCACACTTACAAAATAAAGAACTAATTGAGATGATTGGGGAGTATAAATTTGATTATAGTTTACAGGGCTTTAATATAATTAATTCCAAATACAGATTAAAAGGAATAATGAAGACTCATGAAAAAGATATAGGGACAATAGCTATGAATCCGCTGGCAACAGGAGACTTGTTGCTTTATGAAGATATATTTAACGCTATTCGTATAAAAGAAGACCAAACTTTGGTTCAAGCGGCATATGCATATATTCTGTCCTTTCCTTTTATAGATTCTGTACTGGGAACCTTTAATTCAAAAGATGAAATTAATGAAGCTATTAAAACCCTATATCAAGAACCTTACTCTGCTAAAGAAAGGAGTGAACAAGAAGGAAAATTAAAAGAAAGAATTAATCAAGTTGATTTAGAAAGAAAGATAGAAGTTGGCAAAGCTCTTAGACAAAGACCTCATATATTAAGAGAAGAAGTTGCAGATTTGTTTGGAGTTTATCCACTAAGTGTATAA
- a CDS encoding ABC transporter ATP-binding protein — MILQVKKGTFSYDKRKILKDISFDLKEEEVMSILGPNGVGKTTFLRCLMGFLKWDTGKALLFGKDINEYAEKELWENLSYVPQVKKSVFSYGVLEMVVMGLDKENSFFHIPTKEDYDKAYETLKELGVEKLSNRYCDELSGGELQMVMIARALVSNPKLLILDEPESNLDMKNQIRIIEAIKHINVNKKSACIINTHFPSHALQISDKTLFIGSDYKTTFDESSKAITEDNLQKYFQIKAKILIFQAEEVEYKTVAPYKAI, encoded by the coding sequence ATGATACTCCAAGTTAAAAAAGGTACTTTTTCATATGACAAGAGAAAAATTTTAAAAGATATTTCATTTGATTTAAAAGAAGAAGAAGTAATGTCCATTCTTGGACCCAATGGGGTGGGTAAAACTACTTTCTTAAGGTGTCTTATGGGGTTTTTAAAATGGGACACGGGAAAAGCCTTATTGTTCGGCAAAGATATAAATGAATATGCAGAAAAAGAATTATGGGAAAACTTAAGTTATGTTCCTCAAGTTAAGAAAAGTGTGTTTAGTTATGGGGTTTTAGAAATGGTTGTGATGGGTTTAGACAAGGAAAACAGTTTTTTCCATATCCCTACGAAGGAAGATTATGATAAAGCTTATGAAACTTTAAAAGAATTAGGAGTTGAAAAGCTATCAAATAGATACTGTGATGAGCTATCTGGAGGAGAGCTTCAAATGGTTATGATTGCGAGAGCTCTTGTTTCTAATCCAAAACTTCTTATTTTAGATGAACCGGAATCAAACCTGGATATGAAGAATCAAATTAGAATCATAGAGGCAATTAAACATATAAATGTAAATAAAAAATCTGCTTGCATAATAAACACTCATTTTCCTAGTCATGCATTGCAGATATCTGACAAAACTTTGTTTATCGGTAGTGACTACAAAACAACCTTTGATGAAAGTTCGAAAGCCATTACTGAAGATAACTTACAAAAGTATTTTCAGATCAAAGCTAAAATTTTAATTTTTCAAGCAGAAGAAGTTGAATACAAAACAGTTGCACCTTATAAAGCCATATAG
- a CDS encoding FecCD family ABC transporter permease, giving the protein MGKGFFKNKKLCILVLFVLLLLLILTFICLGRYPVSPYEAFMIIYKTITGDVSGLGVHETSVVIDIRLPRILMAVLVGAGLSLAGAAYQTVFSNPLVSPDLLGVSSGAGFGAALSILLSLDMIVTQHVSLLLGLLAVYIVLNLSRVKKRTDLYVLVLSGVIVKSLFDASISFIKYIADPEDKLPTITMWLLGSLASVSYRDLVICSIIIIPCIFGFFLLRWKLNLLSLDSDEARSLGINVKKLRIVVILLSTLITATTVSVCGIIGWIGLIIPHLARMVIGNDNRYLIPTCCVMGAIYLLLIDTLSRAATSNEIPISILTAFIGAPLFITILRKNSGERR; this is encoded by the coding sequence ATGGGGAAAGGTTTCTTTAAGAATAAAAAATTATGCATATTGGTTCTCTTTGTATTGCTATTGCTTTTAATACTAACTTTTATTTGTTTAGGAAGATATCCGGTTAGCCCCTATGAAGCATTTATGATTATATACAAAACAATAACCGGAGATGTTAGCGGCTTAGGCGTACATGAAACTAGTGTAGTAATTGACATAAGACTACCTAGAATACTTATGGCAGTTTTAGTAGGTGCAGGGCTATCACTGGCAGGAGCAGCATATCAAACTGTTTTTTCAAACCCTTTAGTTAGCCCGGACTTACTAGGGGTGTCTTCAGGAGCAGGTTTTGGGGCGGCTTTATCTATATTATTATCCCTAGACATGATAGTGACTCAGCATGTTTCTTTGCTTCTGGGGCTTTTAGCAGTTTATATAGTTTTAAACCTATCCAGAGTAAAAAAACGAACAGATTTGTATGTGTTAGTTTTATCCGGAGTAATTGTAAAGTCACTATTTGATGCTTCAATATCATTTATTAAATATATAGCAGATCCGGAAGATAAGCTTCCAACTATCACTATGTGGTTGCTGGGAAGTTTAGCAAGTGTATCCTATAGAGACCTTGTTATTTGTTCAATAATAATAATACCTTGTATTTTCGGCTTCTTTCTATTAAGGTGGAAATTGAATCTTTTATCTCTAGATTCTGATGAGGCTAGGTCTTTAGGAATTAATGTAAAAAAATTACGTATTGTGGTTATCTTACTCTCAACATTGATAACTGCAACTACAGTTTCTGTATGTGGAATTATAGGATGGATAGGTTTAATAATTCCCCATTTGGCGAGAATGGTTATCGGAAATGATAATAGGTACCTTATTCCAACTTGTTGTGTTATGGGAGCAATTTATTTATTACTGATAGATACCCTTTCAAGAGCAGCTACAAGCAATGAAATTCCCATTTCAATATTAACAGCATTTATAGGTGCGCCATTATTCATAACTATACTTAGAAAGAATTCGGGAGAAAGAAGATGA
- the ttdA gene encoding L(+)-tartrate dehydratase subunit alpha — MDKEKAVQKMTEVMAKFVGYTGKVLPDDVTAKLLELSELETQPLAKEIYKTMFENQRLAKQLDRPSCQDTGVIQFFVCCGANFPLIGELEELLREAVLRATREAPLRHNSVETFDEYNTSKNVGKGTPSLFWEIVPDSGECEIHTYMAGGGCSLPGKATVLMPGMGYEGVVKFVMDIMTSYGINACPPLLVGVGVGTSIDVASLLSKKALMRPLGSRNPNDRAALTEKLLEEGINKIGLGPQGMSGASSVMGVHIENCARHPSVIAVAVNVGCWSHRKGHIVWDEQLNFAVKSHKEFAL; from the coding sequence ATGGATAAAGAAAAAGCCGTGCAAAAGATGACCGAGGTCATGGCGAAATTTGTCGGCTACACGGGCAAGGTGCTGCCTGACGACGTGACGGCGAAGCTGCTGGAGCTTAGTGAGCTTGAAACGCAGCCACTGGCAAAGGAGATCTACAAAACGATGTTTGAAAACCAGCGCCTTGCAAAGCAGCTAGACCGCCCGTCCTGTCAGGATACGGGAGTGATCCAGTTTTTCGTGTGCTGCGGCGCAAATTTCCCGCTCATCGGCGAGCTTGAAGAGCTATTGCGCGAAGCCGTACTGCGGGCGACGCGAGAGGCTCCGCTACGCCACAACAGCGTCGAGACCTTTGACGAGTACAACACCAGCAAAAACGTCGGCAAGGGCACGCCTAGCCTGTTTTGGGAGATCGTGCCGGATAGCGGCGAGTGCGAGATCCACACCTATATGGCGGGCGGCGGCTGTAGCCTGCCTGGCAAGGCGACCGTGCTAATGCCCGGCATGGGCTACGAGGGAGTCGTGAAATTTGTGATGGATATAATGACCAGCTACGGCATAAACGCCTGTCCGCCGCTATTAGTGGGCGTTGGCGTGGGCACCTCGATCGACGTGGCGTCCTTGCTATCCAAAAAAGCACTGATGAGGCCGCTTGGCTCGCGCAATCCAAACGACCGCGCGGCTCTAACCGAAAAGCTGCTCGAAGAGGGCATAAATAAAATCGGCCTGGGTCCGCAAGGCATGAGCGGCGCGAGCTCCGTGATGGGCGTGCATATCGAAAACTGCGCCCGCCACCCAAGCGTCATCGCCGTCGCCGTAAACGTGGGCTGCTGGTCGCACCGCAAAGGCCACATCGTCTGGGACGAGCAGCTAAATTTTGCCGTAAAATCGCACAAGGAGTTCGCGCTATGA
- a CDS encoding DUF2809 domain-containing protein produces the protein MREENLNEQKAGRRDAKQREQKAQTRQSTRTRLAFLATAVLILAAEIYIAICVKGGFVRHYVGDVLAVVLLYALARAAFSVPPLNLPLKIFAFAAALELAQYFGAVQILGIENKILKVMIGGTFDFADLLCYAAGCALAGAYEKFESKISQRRSDG, from the coding sequence TTGCGAGAGGAAAATTTAAACGAGCAAAAGGCTGGACGGAGGGACGCAAAACAGCGCGAGCAAAAGGCGCAAACAAGACAAAGCACGCGAACTAGGCTAGCGTTTTTAGCCACGGCGGTTTTGATTTTAGCGGCTGAAATTTACATCGCGATCTGCGTAAAGGGCGGCTTCGTGCGCCACTACGTGGGCGACGTTTTGGCCGTCGTCTTACTTTACGCTTTGGCGCGGGCTGCTTTTAGCGTGCCGCCTTTAAATTTGCCGCTTAAAATTTTCGCGTTCGCAGCGGCTTTGGAGCTAGCGCAGTATTTTGGCGCAGTGCAAATTTTAGGCATAGAAAATAAAATTTTAAAAGTAATGATCGGCGGAACGTTTGATTTCGCCGATCTGCTCTGCTACGCTGCGGGTTGCGCCCTGGCGGGCGCTTATGAAAAATTTGAAAGTAAAATTTCACAAAGGAGAAGCGATGGATAA
- a CDS encoding GNAT family N-acetyltransferase, whose amino-acid sequence MSNIQEKYIREINTSDSFFDSLRQDYKGFDTWIAKKADAGEKAYILFDNTKIVAFLYLKIESPIDNTDISPALDTNVTWLKIGTLKIDAHGTKLGERIIKKIFDFAVANNIYNIYVTSFEKQAPLIKLLKRYGFVQHGKKINELVLTKNIPTHVQALKNDILLDYPAINATSDKYLLSIYPKYHTGMFSDSMLNTESYDILKDMSESNSIHKVYITEMKGVEQLKRGDCLLIYRTKDKNAQSANYSSVVTSLCVVEEYKDLSSFSDLYDFIKYCKPHNIFTDDELENIFIKKSYTKIIKMAYNISFKRRVILKKIREIIGHEEAYWGFVKLTDEAFFAILKEGLVNDSIIIH is encoded by the coding sequence ATGTCAAATATCCAAGAGAAATATATACGTGAAATTAACACATCTGATTCCTTTTTCGACTCTTTAAGGCAAGACTATAAAGGTTTTGATACATGGATAGCGAAAAAAGCGGACGCTGGCGAAAAAGCATATATACTCTTTGATAATACCAAGATAGTGGCTTTTTTGTATCTAAAAATAGAAAGCCCAATAGATAATACGGATATAAGTCCGGCACTTGACACAAATGTGACATGGCTAAAGATAGGAACTCTTAAAATAGATGCGCATGGGACAAAGCTTGGAGAGCGTATTATAAAGAAGATTTTTGATTTTGCCGTAGCAAACAACATTTATAATATCTATGTAACGTCTTTTGAAAAACAAGCACCTTTAATAAAATTATTAAAAAGATATGGGTTTGTCCAGCATGGCAAAAAAATCAATGAGCTAGTATTAACAAAAAATATACCAACTCATGTGCAGGCGCTAAAAAATGATATACTGCTGGACTATCCGGCTATTAATGCGACAAGCGACAAATATCTTTTAAGTATATACCCAAAATATCATACTGGTATGTTCTCGGACTCTATGCTAAACACAGAAAGCTATGACATACTAAAAGACATGTCTGAATCAAATAGTATTCATAAGGTGTATATAACGGAAATGAAAGGTGTCGAGCAACTCAAGAGAGGCGACTGCTTGCTCATTTATAGAACAAAAGATAAAAATGCCCAAAGCGCGAACTATTCATCGGTCGTAACCTCTTTGTGCGTTGTAGAAGAATATAAAGATTTATCCAGTTTTAGTGACTTGTATGATTTCATCAAGTACTGCAAGCCTCATAATATATTTACTGATGATGAATTAGAGAATATATTTATCAAAAAAAGTTACACAAAAATAATAAAAATGGCATACAATATATCATTTAAAAGACGTGTTATTTTAAAGAAGATTAGAGAAATTATAGGTCACGAAGAAGCCTACTGGGGTTTTGTGAAGCTTACAGATGAGGCTTTTTTTGCAATTTTAAAAGAAGGTTTAGTAAATGACAGCATTATTATCCATTAA
- a CDS encoding ASCH domain-containing protein, whose translation MTALLSIKPEFAEAIFDGTKKFEFRKVKFKKNVNKIKVYATKPVGKIIGEFIVDNILEASPEELWSKTSMDAGIDKERYLKYFNGKSTGFAIKIKSANKYKEAICPYLQYPNFVAPQSFMYIG comes from the coding sequence ATGACAGCATTATTATCCATTAAGCCGGAATTCGCTGAGGCTATTTTTGATGGTACGAAAAAATTTGAGTTTAGAAAGGTAAAATTTAAAAAAAACGTTAATAAGATTAAAGTATATGCCACAAAGCCAGTTGGAAAAATTATAGGAGAATTTATAGTTGATAATATTTTGGAGGCAAGCCCAGAAGAACTATGGAGTAAAACAAGTATGGATGCCGGTATAGATAAAGAAAGATATCTAAAATACTTTAATGGCAAGAGTACCGGTTTTGCCATTAAGATTAAATCCGCAAATAAATATAAAGAGGCAATTTGTCCTTATTTGCAATACCCAAATTTTGTGGCACCACAATCGTTTATGTATATTGGATAA
- a CDS encoding N-acetyltransferase, whose translation MIFYDPSIVLTSNHIWPIKAEIQNKYTLYNYIKDAKTYYPNFDIWYFTNVLPSLKDGTKKIITSCDDNNLRGLAILKYNEKKLCHLSVMPPYKNKGYGIKLFKQSFMELETEKPFLTVSEEKLVEFKRIFEYFRFELTDVIDGYYRKGKKEYFYNQI comes from the coding sequence ATGATATTCTATGACCCCTCAATTGTCTTAACATCAAATCACATTTGGCCTATAAAGGCAGAGATACAGAATAAATATACATTATATAACTATATCAAAGATGCAAAAACATACTACCCCAATTTTGATATTTGGTATTTTACAAATGTGCTGCCGTCATTAAAAGACGGAACAAAAAAAATTATAACTTCCTGCGATGATAATAATCTAAGGGGTCTTGCTATACTAAAATATAACGAAAAAAAATTATGCCACTTATCTGTTATGCCCCCTTATAAAAATAAAGGATACGGAATAAAACTTTTTAAACAAAGCTTTATGGAATTAGAAACAGAAAAACCATTTCTCACGGTGTCGGAAGAAAAATTAGTAGAGTTTAAGCGCATATTTGAATATTTTAGATTCGAACTTACTGATGTTATAGATGGCTACTATAGAAAAGGTAAGAAAGAATATTTTTATAATCAGATATAA